A stretch of Polypterus senegalus isolate Bchr_013 chromosome 3, ASM1683550v1, whole genome shotgun sequence DNA encodes these proteins:
- the LOC120524804 gene encoding inhibin beta B chain, producing MRTVLGWALSFLLLFLILLFLGARGEPGGCASCGTTGLARGDQEQVLIEMAKQHILSKLHLSERPNITQPVPRATLINALRKLHAGRLRKDGTLELEKPASRLRERGYEMVSFADTDFSNSSKSGLAFQFSKEADANFQVLKSTLWLYFRSSETIKKKVTARLFLASTGSSNRTFISQKKFEVAQGSWHTFVITQGVQAFFDRGDKRLQLEVECQGCQNLAVLGSRSEPSRQPFLVAQVRLREDGHTIRKRSLDCDANGSICCKKDFYIKFRDIDWQDWIIAPEGYHMNYCMGQCPQHLAGSPGIASSFHAAVFNQLKANGIQPAVSSCCVPTQRRPLSMLYFDPTQNIVKTDIPDMIVEACGCT from the exons ATGCGGACGGTCCTCGGCTGGGctctctccttcctcctcctcttcctcatcctcctcttcctcgGGGCCCGCGGAGAGCCGGGGGGCTGCGCGTCCTGCGGCACGACCGGCCTGGCCCGAGGAGACCAGGAACAGGTGCTGATCGAGATGGCCAAGCAGCACATCCTGAGCAAGCTGCACCTGAGCGAGCGACCGAACATCACCCAGCCCGTGCCCAGGGCCACCCTGATCAATGCCCTGCGCAAGCTGCACGCCGGCCGGCTGCGCAAGGACGGCACTCTGGAGCTGGAGAAGCCGGCCAGCCGCCTTAGGGAGCGCGGCTACGAGATGGTCAGCTTCGCCGACACGG ATTTCAGCAACTCATCCAAGTCTGGCCTGGCATTCCAGTTCTCAAAGGAGGCAGATGCCAACTTCCAGGTGCTCAAGTCCACCCTGTGGCTCTACTTCAGATCTTCCGAGACCATTAAGAAGAAGGTCACTGCCCGGCTCTTCCTGGCCAGCACTGGCAGCTCCAACCGGACGTTCATCAGCCAAAAGAAGTTTGAGGTGGCACAGGGGAGCTGGCACACCTTTGTTATCACCCAAGGAGTGCAGGCATTTTTTGACCGGGGTGACAAGAGACTTCAGTTGGAGGTGGAGTGCCAGGGTTGCCAGAATCTTGCCGTCCTGGGCAGCCGGAGTGAGCCTTCTCGCCAGCCCTTCCTGGTGGCACAAGTGCGGCTCCGAGAGGATGGGCACACCATCCGCAAGCGCTCCCTGGACTGTGATGCCAATGGCAGCATTTGCTGCAAGAAAGACTTCTATATTAAGTTCCGGGACATTGACTGGCAGGACTGGATCATTGCCCCCGAGGGCTACCACATGAACTACTGCATGGGGCAATGCCCACAGCACCTGGCCGGCTCGCCTGGCATTGCTTCGTCATTTCACGCGGCTGTCTTCAACCAGCTGAAGGCCAATGGCATTCAGCCGGCCGTCAGCTCCTGCTGTGTGCCCACCCAGCGCCGGCCGCTCTCCATGCTCTACTTTGACCCAACTCAGAACATCGTCAAGACTGACATCCCCGACATGATTGTGGAGGCCTGTGGGTGCACATAA